Proteins from a single region of Argopecten irradians isolate NY chromosome 7, Ai_NY, whole genome shotgun sequence:
- the LOC138328396 gene encoding ATP-binding cassette sub-family C member 5-like, with translation MDAGELVQHGTHEALMTTKGHYQSLMKQFSSNKDTKGVMDGKSIDREFAVNCIPTSQDSTSSYADKYTKGVLTDRETSKVGDISFAAYMSYIRASGGTIVCSCVLLLYICALSAVAFTEWWFGLWIKRMNAPVLDSFPSNDTTVAIKNIAFPGQSYNVTTSPRMLKEEEETNWYLSIYIYSTLGILGLAVLKGVVAGSVLTKAAVTLHSNVVGRIMGVPMQFFDANPPGRIINRFSRDIEEADIFIPHQLDMVLQGIIMFVISLITMAFNFPLFLIAVVPITCYFYTINTIASVPIRNFKRLENIVRSPLIGHVTTTCNGLSTVVSCSQQSLFMQGCQQHSDMTSVGMFLFDSSMRWMSFWMDDGGSLLAIISTIIVVSTKGAVSPALAVLSLTMCINTTSLIQFFTRSINEVEGRFTSIERIHEYENLEIEKDAGDLQTDTEWPNQGMIVFSNVEMKYRIDMDPVLKNISFYVFPGQKVGIVGRTGAGKSSLATALFRLADLSRGQVLIDDIDITRIPRKWLRSKLSLIPQDPVLFAGTLRYNLDPFKKHTDEEVWKTIEQVHLKEKMKPLDLTLDLNIEENGENFSVGERQLICLARAILRQNKILVLDEATASIDTTTDALIQETVKASFSSCTVLTIAHRLNTVLHCDVILVMEAGRVIEMGNPQTLLKNPSSYFNDMIRAQTTQSHDI, from the exons ACGGCAAAAGCATTGATCGAGAGTTTGCTGTAAATTGTATCCCAACGTCACAGGATTCGACAAGCAGTTATGCTGATAAATATACAAAAG GCGTTTTAACAGACAGAGAGACTTCGAAAGTAGGTGACATCAGTTTTGCAGCATACATGAGCTACATCCGTGCATCAGGTGGTACAATAGTGTGTTCATGTGTACTCCTACTATACATATGTGCACTGTCGGCAGTTGCTTTCACAGAATGGTGGTTTGGACTTTGGATAAAGCGAATG AACGCCCCAGTACTAGATTCTTTTCCGTCTAATGACACCACAGTAGCCATTAAGAATATTGCATTCCCTGGCCAGTCGTATAACGTAACAACCAGCCCTCGGATGCTGAAAGAGGAAGAAGAAACTAATTGGTATTtgagtatatatatttattccacTCTTGGGATCCTTGGACTAGCAGTGTTGAAAGGAGTGGTTGCTGGGTCG GTTTTGACAAAAGCTGCAGTAACATTACATAGCAATGTCGTTGGGAGGATAATGGGGGTCCCGATGCAGTTTTTTGACGCCAATCCTCCAGGACGAATTATCAACAGATTTTCGAGGGACATAGAAGAAG CTGATATATTTATACCTCATCAGCTGGACATGGTTCTCCAAGGCATCATCATGTTTGTGATTTCCCTGATCACGATGGCGTTCAACTTCCCGTTGTTCCTCATCGCTGTTGTGCCAATTACATGTTACTTCTATACCATTAATACAATCGCGTCTGTGCCCATCCGAAATTTCAAGCGTCTTGAAAACATTGTTAGATCTCCACTCATTGGTCATGTGACCACAACATGTAATGGACTCAGTACTGTTGTGTCATGCTCTCAGCAAAGCTTGTTTATGCAGGG ATGTCAGCAACACTCGGATATGACGTCAGTGGGGATGTTTCTGTTTGATTCGAGTATGCGGTGGATGAGTTTTTGGATGGATGATGGTGGAAGTTTGCTGGCCATTATCTCCACTATTATTGTTGTATCTACGAAGGGCGCTGTTTCTCCAGCTTTGGCTGTCTTATCACTGACAATGTGCATTAAC ACGACGTCTCTGATCCAGTTTTTCACCCGTAGTATCAATGAAGTAGAAGGCAGATTTACATCAATCGAGCGGATCCATGAATATGAG AATCTCGAAATAGAAAAAGATGCTGGGGATTTACAAACCGACACGGAATGGCCAAATCAAGGGATGATTGTCTTTTCAAATGTTGAGATGAAATACCGGATTGACATGGACCCTGTACTTAAAAACATCAGCTTCTATGTTTTCCCAGGCCAAAAAGTCGGCATTGTCGGCCGTACAGGAGCAG GCAAGTCGTCACTGGCCACTGCACTCTTCAGGCTAGCCGATCTATCTCGAGGACAGGTGTTGATTGATGACATCGACATTACAAGAATTCCTCGGAAATGGTTACGGTCGAAACTCTCCTTGATTCCACAAGATCCCGTCCTATTTGCTGGTACTCTCAG atataatctggACCCTTTTAAAAAGCATACGGACGAAGAAGTATGGAAGACGATAGAGCAGGTCCATTTGAAAGAAAAG ATGAAACCTCTGGACCTGACACTTGACTTAAATATCGAGGAAAACGGAGAGAATTTCTCGGTGGGTGAACGACAACTGATTTGTCTAGCCCGTGCTATATTACGCCAAAACAAG ATTCTAGTTCTAGACGAGGCTACAGCGTCCATCGACACGACTACAGATGCCTTAATTCAGGAAACCGTCAAAGCCAGCTTTTCCAGCTGCACCGTCTTAACCATCGCTCACCGTCTTAACACCGTCctgcattgtgacgtcatactcgTCATGGAGGCCGGAAGAGTGATAGAAATGGGCAATCCGCAAACCTTGCTGAAGAACCCATCTTCATATTTCAATGATATGATTCGTGCTCAAACCACACAGTCACACGACATCTAG